CGGATCCCGTTCCTGCTCGCGTTGCCGCTCGGCCTGATCGGTCTCTACCTGCGTGCCAGGCTGGAGGACACGCCGACTTTCCGCGCGCTGGTCGAGTCGGGCAAGGCGGCCGACCGCGCGCCGCTGAAGGAGACGATCTTCGGCAACTGGCGGATGATCCTGAACCTGATCGGCATCGTCATCCTGCTCAACGTGGCCGACTACCTGCTGCTGACCACCATGCCGTCGTACTTCACGACGACCTTGCACGTCAGCGACACCGAGTCGGCGCTGATCATCATCGGTGTCGAGATCGTCCAGATGGCGCTGATCGTGCCGGTCGGCATGCTGTCCGACCGGATCGGCCGAAAACCGGTGCTGCTGACCGCCGCGATCGGTTTCATCGTGCTCAGCTGGCCGTCGCTGTGGCTGATGCAGCAGAAGACCATCGTCGGCCTGGTGCTGGGCTTCCTGGTCGTCGCGTTCCTGCTCGTCCTGATCCTGGCGGTGATCGCCTCGACCTTCCCGGCGATGTTCCCGACCAGGGTCCGCTACGGCTCCTTCGCGATCGGCTACAACCTGTCGACCTCGATTTTCGGTGGTACGACGCCGATCGTGGTCTCGGCGCTGGTCGCCGGCACCGGCAACGCGTACTGGCCGGCGTACTACCTGATCATCGCCGGCGTGATCGGCCTGGTGCCGATCCTGCTCATCCCGGAGACCAAGGGCGTGCCGATGAGCGAGATCAACACCGCCGGCTCGGCGACCCGGCTGGCCACCGGCAACACCTGAGCGGCTGGGCCGCCGGAGGCCCGATGGCGTCCCGGTGGGTGGCGAGAAGGTCCACTAGATCTGAAGACGCGTGGAGCGTTAAATGTCCGCTTTGCGGGGTTCGCGGATGGTGTGAATGCCGAGTTGCTAGCGCTAGATGCACGAAACACGGCTTTCACACCTACGCGGCCGACAGAGGCTGTGACGGGTGTGACTACTGAGGCTGGTAATGCAGTTGTGGCTGCCGGCCCGCAACAGATGTCCGATTTGATGTCTTGTTAAACAAGTATTACGCGCCAAGCCGCGTTCCCGCGCCGCCTCCCTTGAGGTCGCTCGCCGCGTAGGCGCGCCGGCCGCGCAGGCGAAAAACGACCACCCACCCAACGCAACAACGGGCGAATGCCCTTCTCGTCCACCGCGGACAAAGCAAAGGCGGCGCTCCCGACCGGAGCGCCGCCTTTTTCGTACGTGCGTCAGTCCACCGAGTGGCGGGTCGTCCGCAGCGCGAAACCATGCCGGGCCCACGCCGCCAGGGCCGTCGCCACCACAATCGCCGCACCAGCCTCGACCAGCAGCGCTGTGAACACCATTGCTTCCTCCTCAGGGACTTTCCGGGCCGGTTTCCGGCGCACGCTCGTGCGCACCTTCACCAGCTGGATGGGTTGTCGGGCCCGTTCTGGTTGTGGACCCTCACTCGTTACATCGTCCACGATATCCGTGGTATTTCCGGCAAAGTAGCTGGTTTCCGGTGACCTCCATCACCGGCTCCCGGCGGTGCGCCCGACCACCGCGGCCGGGCAAGGCTAGGCTGCTGCGATGCAGCTCGAGGGGCTCTCGAGGCGGTCCGAGGGGGTGAGGCGTGTGCCACGACACGAGCGTTGGAACGCGCTGTTGGAGGCGCTGGCGCGCGACGGTCAGCTGGGCGTCGAGCAGGCGGCCGCCGAGCTGGGGGTGTCGACCGCGACGATCCGCCGCGACCTGGACGAGCTCGCCGAGCAGCGGATGCTCACGCGTACACGCGGCGGCGCGGTGCTCACCAGCGTCTCGTACGATCTCCCGCTGCGCTACAAGACCGCGCGGCACGCGCAGGAAAAGCTGCGGATCGCGCGCGCGGCGGCCGAGCTGATCGACATCGGCTCGGTGGTCGCGCTCAACGGCGGCACCACCTCCACCGAGGTCGCGCGGTCGCTGGCCGAGCGCGACGACCTGGCCGACTCCTCGGCCAGTCCGGCCGTCACGATCGTCACCAACGCGCTCAACATCGCCAACGAGCTGGCCGTACGCCCGCACATCAAGATCGTCGTGACCGGCGGCGTCGCTCGGCCGCAGTCGTACGAGCTGGTCGGACCGCTGACCTCCGGCCTGCTCGACCTGATCACCCTGGACGCGGCGGTGATCGGCGTCGACGGCATCGACGTCCGCTATGGCGCCACCGCGCACAACGAGAGCGAGGCCGGCGTCAACACGCTGATGGTCGGCCGCGCGCGGAGGGTCATCGTGGTCGCCGACAGCTCGAAGCTCGGGGTCGGCACGTTCGCGCGAATCTGCAGCATCGACAAGGTGGACGTACTGATCACCGATCAGGCAGCGGATCCGGAAATCTGTGCGGAGTTCGTCAGCGCGGGCGTACAGGTGCACCGCGTCTGAGCCATGATCGGTGGATGGCAGAGACTTTCTCCGTGTCGTCCGCGGACGGCACGAGCATCGGATACGAGCGGCTCGGCAGCGGTCCGGCGTTGTTGGCCGTGCACGGCGGCACCGCCAACCGTACGCGCTGGGCGCCGGTGGCCGCGCTGCTCGCCGAGCACTACACGCTGCACCTCATGGACCGCCGTGGCCGTGGCCTGAGCGGTGACGGCCCCGACTACTCATTGCGGCGTGAGGCCGAGGACGTGGCCGCCGTGGTGGAGGCGATCGGTGGACCGGTGTTCGTGCTGGGGCACTCGTACGGTGCGTTGTGCAGCCTCGAAGCCGCGCAGCTCACCTCCGCCATCGCCGCGATGGTGTTGTACGAGCCGCCGGCCGCGACCGCGTCGACCTTCGCCGTCGACCCCTCCACGCTTGAGGAGCTGGTCTCGCTGGTCGACGCCGGCGAGCCGGAGCGCGCGTTGGAGCGGTTCTATCTGCGGGTCATCGGCGTCGACGAGCCGGCGCTCGCGCGGATGAAGCAGACGCCGATCTGGCCGGTGCGGATCGCCGCGACGCCGGCGTTGATCCGAGAAAACCGCGAGGTGAACGCATACCGGATCGACAAGGCGCCGCTGGCCGAGCTCCGACTGCCGGTGCGCTTCCTCCTTGGCACCGAGACTCCGGCGGCGCTGCGGGCGCCGACTTTCGTTGCTGCCGCGGCGATTCCGGGCGCCGAGATCGTCGACCTGGCAGGTCAGGGGCACGTCGCCATCGACACCATCCCGGAGGAGTTCACCACCCTCGTCCGCACCTTCCTCACCTGACACCTGGCCGCATCGGTTACTGCCGAGCGCTACACGCCCGGCTTTGGAGACGATCATGGAAGTCTCGTGGCGTTGCAACGATGGATTGCCACGAGACTTCCATGGTCGTTCAGAGAACCGGATATTTCGTCACCAACGCCCGCGCTAGGACGCGAGTGCGGACAGGGCGGTGGCGGCGCCCGGCGCGCCGAGGCGGACGAAGGTCGGTGTGGTCGACAGTGGCGCCGCGTACGCGTGCAACGTACGGGGGCCGTGGATGACGCGGTGGTTCGCGGTGTCGAACCACAGCCCGGCAGGAACGAACACGTCCCGGTTGACGGCGTCCGACAGCACCGGAGCGGCGAGTACGGCCGGGCCGAGCATCCACTCGTCGTCCACCGAATAAAACCGCGGGTCGGACGGGAAGTCGAAGAACACCGGCCGGATGATCGGCGTGCCGTCGGCCACCGCCTTACGCGCTTGTGCCTGCAGATACGCGGAAAGCTTCCCGTGCCTGGCGATCGCCTGCCGATACAGTGCCACGGTCTCCGCGTCGTAGGTCACCGGCTTGCCGGTCGTGTGGTCGACGACGCCGAGCGGTGACGTGGACGAATACATCAGTGGCATCAGCGAGGCCGCCTGAGCCCACCGTACGAGCACCTGCTTCGACGGCGCCGGCTGGCTGAGCGAGCCGCCGATCATGTCGGTCTCCACGAACGGATAGCCGTTGGTCGAGATCGCCATCGACCGCCGCAACGTCGTGTGCAGGTCGGCGAAACCCGTGCCGGCGTCGACCGCGCGGATCACGAAGCCGTATTTCTGGCTGCCCCAGTGCACGCGTACGCCGGCACCCTGCAGGTCGAACTGGTCGGCCATCTCGGCGCCGAGCCGCTGGTACGACCCGGCCGGCACACCGGCGGCCGGCGCGCAGCGGTCGTCGAAGAACCGCGTGTCGAACTTGAAGCCGTCGACACCGTAGGTCGACATCAGCTTGCGCAGGTTGCCGACATACCAGTCGCGCGCCGCCGGCTTGCCGAGGTCGATGATGCCGGCCGTGCCGTTCCACCACGTGACGCTGCACGGCTTGGCCGGGTCGGTGCCGTCGGCGAGCAGATAGCCGTGGTCACGCGCGTACGCGTAATTCGTCGAGTCGAGGTTGATCCACAGCGTCGTCCAGAGTCCGAAGTGGTAACCCATCGCGTGGATCTGGTCCGACATCGCTTTCGGATCAGGGAAAGTACGCGAGTCGAAGGTCAGGTTGCCGTAGTTGGATTCCCATTTGTCGTCGAGTTGGATGGTGTGTCCACCAAGGCCGGCCGCGTGGATTTTCCCAGCCCAGTCCAGGATCTTGTTCTGGTCGATGTTGGTGTAGAACTGGGCCCACGAGTTCCACAGCGGCTTGTCCAGCTCGTCGGCGGTCGCGTCCATCTTCGCCGGTTTTCCAACGACACCAAGGTAATCCGCGTAAACCGCGGCCGGCGTCGACTCGACGAAGACGGTGGCGGCGTAGGAATCCGTTGATTTCACGGTGAAAGCGCCAACGCCGGAGGAGCCCTTGTTGATCTGTACGTCCATCGGCACCGCGGTGCGGACGTAATAGCCGACCGCGCTGGAGGTAAACCAGTAGGGCTCCATCATCAGATAGCTGGCCGGCGAGAACTCCGGCTCGGCGACCTGGCCGGCGTCCAGCGGATACGGCTGCGCCGCGCCTTCGCTGGTCTCGCCGCCGCCATACCAGTGGCCGGCCGACGAGAGCTGATAGCTGACCGTACGCGCTCCGGCCGGCGCTCCGGTCACCGACCACTCCAGGTCGTAACGGTCGGCCGCCGGCTTCAGTGTCAGCACGGCCGGCTTGCCGGCGGTCGTGTCGGCGGTGATCCGCAGCTCGCCGCCTGACCAGCTCCACGACGTCACGCGCGTGGCGTGTTGGCCGGCGAACGCGAAACCGCCGGTCGGGTCGGTGGCCAGCACGGTCCGGCCGGCGCGTACGGTCCGCAGGCCGAGCGTGGTCTTGTCCACCAGCACCTGGTAGGCCGGCGTGACCAGCGCCAGCTGTCCGCCGAGGTCGCGGACGGTGAGGCCGGACGCGGCGGCCGCTCCTGGCGAGAAGCCAGTGACGAGAGCCGTGATGACGACGAGGACGGCGATCCGGGTTCTGCGCATCGACACTCCTGCAACGCGGTTGGCGATTTCTGCGTGAAAAACGGTGTCTGGAAGCATGAACATGCATAGCTCACTCGGTGCGTACCGGAATGTCAAGAAGTGCGGAGTGTCTGACTCGGGCCAGCCGGTCCGGTGTGCGCTAAAGTTCCCGAGCCAGGCCGTCATCTGTCGGGTCATGAGTGGAAATGTGGGCATTCCGAGTCCGTCGATCCGCCGAATTACCTCGCCGTGAACCGGTGCGGGGACGGTGGAATCCGTCCTATGCTGCGACGCAGTAAAAAATTGTCTGCCAGCTCCGGCGGTGTGGCGCGGAAGGAATGGAACGAACATGGTTGATCGACAGCGAGCGGCGCGGCGGGTCGTCCAGGGTGTGGCCCTGGCCGCCGCCGGTGCGCTCGCGCTGAGCGCGTGCGGCACGCCGGACTCCGGCAACGACGGCCCCGGTGCGGCCAAGCGCGGCGGCACCATCAACGTCCTGATGCAGTCCGACTTCGAGCACATCGACCCGCAGCGCACCTACACCGCGGCCGGCGAGAGCTTCGTCCGGCTGCTTGCGCCGGCGCTCACCGCGTACAAGAACGCCAAGGGCAAGGAAGGCACCGAGATCGTCGGTGACGCCGCCACCGACACCGGCACGCACAACGCGGACAACACCGAGTGGTCCTTCACCCTGCGCGACGGCCTGAAGTGGCAGGACGGCAAGGACGTGACCTGCCAGGACTTCAAGTACGGCGTGGAGCGCTCGTTCTCCGACGTGATCACCGACGGCGCCGACTACCCGAAGCAGTACTTGGTCGGCGGTGACACCTACAAGGGCATCTACCTGCAGAAGGAGGGCCTGCCGTCGATCGTCTGCGCCGGCAACAAGATCACCTTCAAGCTGCGCCGGTCGATCAGCGACTTCAACTACACGGTCACCCTGCCGACCTTCTCGGCCGTACGCGCCGACAAGGACACGCACGAGAAGTACGACAGCAACGTCTTCTCCTACGGGCCGTACCAGATCGACAGTTACGTCCGCGGCAAGAGCATCCAGCTGAGCCGCAACAAGTACTACGACCAGTCCAAGGACCAGGTCCGCAAGAACCTGCCGGACAAGTGGAACATCACCCAGGGCCCGGACGAGAACGTGATCACCGACCGGCTGATCCAGGACAAGGCGGCCGATCAGAACACCATCTCGCTGGGCGCCAACATCTCGCCGGCGCAGTCGGCGCAGGTGCAGAACGACCCCAAGCTCAGGAAACGGCTGCTGAGCGGGCCGGACGGGTTCACCTACTACCTGTCCATCAACACCACCAAGATCAAGGACCTGAAGTGCCGGCAGGCCTACACGTACGCGATCAACAAGGCCAGCTACCTGACCGCGCTCGGCGGCCCGGCGGTCGGTGACCTGGCGACCTCGATCATCGCGCCGAACAACGCCGCGCACCGCGACGACATCGACGTGTACGGCCTCAAGGACAAGCCGGAAGGCGACGTCGCCAAGGCCAAGCAGCTGCTCGCGCAGTCGCCGACCTGCCCGCACAACATCACCTTCGACTACCGCACCGGCAACAAGGCCGACGACAACGCCGCCGCCGCGATCGTCGCCGGCATGGCGCGCGCCGGCATCACCGTGAAGCTCAACCCGATCCCGCGCAGCACCTACATCGCGACCGTCGGCAAGCCGGCCGCGCAGCACGACATGGCGATCAACAGCTGGATCGCCGACTGGGCTTCGGGTTCCTCGGTCATTCCGCAGCTGTTCGACGGCCGGATCATCTCGCCCAGCGGCAACTCCAACCGCTCGCAGATCAACGACCCGGCCATCAACGCCGGCATCGACGCGGCGTACAAGGAGACCGACAACGCCAAGGCGCAGAAGCTGTGGGGTGACCTCGACGAGAAGGTGCAGCAGACCGCCGCGGTGATCCCGCTGCGCTACACCAAGGCGTACGTCCTCTACGGCTCGAAGATCACCGGCGCCTTCCTCGACCCGGTCTACAGCGACGTCGACCTCAACAATGTCGGCGTGAGCTGAAAACGCATTAGCAATGAAATACGGCGAAAAAAGGGACCCGGCCACGAATGGGTGGCCGGGTCCCTACCGTATTTTTTGCCAGTTCCACGGAATCGCCTGTGACGGCATTCGGCCGCGATTACGATGCGATGACGTTTTGCCGGCCGCGCTTGGGTGTGCCTGTTCGGCCGGCATATCGTGCGGCAACACATGTCAAGGCCCAGGGCCCGACCACGGCCCGAGCATCCGGAGAATGTCCGGAAAGGGAAGGAAATCGAATGTCTCCAAAGGACATCCGCGGCTCACGACTAGCCGTGGCCGGTGTGACTCTGTCACTGGTGACCCTGGTGGCGAGCGCATGCGGGACGCCTGACTCAGCCGGAAGCAACGGTGGTAACGGCCAGATCAAGCGGGGCGGCACCATCACCATCCTCATGCAGCAGGACTTCGAGCACCTGGACCCGGCGCGCAGCTATGTCGGCCAGCAGATCTCGACCGGCCGGCTGTACGCGCCCACCCTGACCACCTTCAAGACCGCACCCGGAGTGGCCGGCAACGACGTCGTGTCCGACTCGGCGACCGACACCGGCACGCACAACGCGGACTTCACGCAGTGGAGCTTCACCGTCCGGGACGGCCTGAAGTGGCAGGACGGCAAGGACGTGACCTGCGAGGACTTCAAGTACGGCGTGGAGCGCTCGTTCTCCGACCTGCTGACCGACGGCACCCAGTACAACCGGCAGTACCTGGCCGGCGGAGACAAGTACAAGGGCATCTACGAGCAGCCCCAGGGCCTGCCGTCGGTGACCTGCAACGGCAAGACGATCACGTACAAGCTGAGCAAGCCGGTGACCGACTTCAACTACACGGTCACCATGCCGACCTTCGCCGCGGTGCGCAAGGACAAGGACACCAAGACCAAGTACGACACCTCGTTCTTCTCCTACGGCCCGTACCAGATCCAGAACTACACCCGTGACCAGCAGCTGGTGCTGGTGCGCAACAAGTACTGGGACCAGAGCAAGGACACCGTACGGAAGAACTACCCCGACACGTTCAAGTTCGTCTTCGGCGTGGACGAGAACGTCATCACCGACCGGCTGATCCAGGACCGCGGCGCCGACCAGGGCGCGGTCTCCTCCGGCGTGTTCGTGTCGGCCCAGCAGGCCCCGCAGGTGCTGCAGGACCCGAAGCTGAAGGCCCGCACGGTCTCCGGGCTCACCCAGTACGTGTACTACGTCTGGATCAACACCACCAAGATCAAGGACCTCAAGTGCCGGCAGGCATACGAGTACTCGATCGACAAGACGACGTACCTGACGGCGTTCGGTGGTCCGACCTTCGGACAGCCCGCGACCGGGATCATCAGCCCGACGCTGAAGGCGCACAAGGACTTCGACCTGTACGGCACCAAGACCCAGCCGCAGGGTGACCCGGCCAAGGCGAAGCAGCTGCTGGCACAGTCGCCGAGCTGCCCGCGCAACATCACCTACGACTACCGGACCAACAACGCCCAGGACGACAAGGCGGCGGCCGCGATCAAGGCGGCGTTCGCGCGCTCCGGCATCACGGTCACCGCGAACCCGATCAAGCGCAGCGAGTACTACGCGACGATCGGCAAGCCGGCTCTCCAGCACGAGATCGGTTTCGGCTCGTGGGGCGCCGACTGGCCGTCCGGGTCGACGGTGATCCCGCCGCTGTTCGACCCCCGGCAGATCGTGCCGGCCGGTAACCAGGTCTTCTCCCAGCTCAACGACCCGGCGATCACGGCGGGGATGGACGCGGCGGCGAAGATGTCCGACCAGAACCAGGCCCAGAAGGCGTGGGGTGACCTCGACGAGTCGATCCAGAAGCAGGCCGCGACGATCCCGCTGCGGTATCTGAAGACGCTGCTGCTGCACGGCTCGAAGGTCAGTGGCGCGTTCCTGGACACCAACTACGCGGAGATCAACATCTGCTCCATCGGGTTGACCGACACCAGCGTCTCCTGACCGTACGACCAGCGCGAGGGTGACGTTTTACCGCAAATCGCCAGGCGAGAAGCGGCAAAACGTCACCCTCGCCGATTTTCTGGCGGCGTGTTCACCGGGGTCGGTGCCGGTGCGCGCTGGTCAGCGGTTACCGTGCTCGTGGATGAAGTCAGGCAGCGGGGGGCTGGCTCGTACGCATCCTTGGGGGGAAACACATGGGACCGAAGTTGACGGCCTCGTGAGCGGGGAGCTCGGCGGCTGGGACGACCCGCCGACCAGGTCGTGGGCGGTACGGCGGCAGCTCGCCGACGGCGGTTGGGGCCGGTGGGCTCCGGACGCGGCCACCATGCTGGTGTCGGTGTTCGCCCAGACGCGGCGGATGCCGTGGCGCGCGTACGACGAGGAGGTGTCGGTCCGCGCCGGCTGGGGGTCCTCGCCATGGGCCCTGCCGGAGCTGGAGACCGACCGCAGCGCGCTGCAGCTGCTGCTCGCCGGCCGCGCGACGCCGGCGCCGGCAGCCCCGGTGAGCCGGCTGGCGTCCCGCATCCAGCGCTGGTCGCGGCTGTGCCGCGAGGCCGGCGCCGGTGACCAGAAGGTGCTCTCCGACCTGCACCGCGCGCTCGTACGCTTCGGCGTGCTGACCGACACCGGCCGCGCGTCGATAAACCGGCAGGTCGGCCTCGGTGAACCGGTCAACGTGCTGGACGTGCTGCCGCTGTCGCCGGCCGAGCGGCTGGAGGAGGAGCGCGCGCAGCGCGGCGAGCCGCCGCGGATCCACCGGCAGCGGTCGGTCGCCGACCGTGGATGAGCTGGTCACACAGCTGGTCGCGGCCGGTCGCGACCTGGTCGCCACCGGCCTGACCAGGGCTTCCTCCGGCAACCTGTCGGCGCTGCTGCCCGGCGGCGAGTCGTTTGTGGTGACCGGCCGCGGCACCTGGCTCGACCGGCTGACACCGGCCGACTTCGCCGTCGTCGGGCTCGACGACACCGTACGGTCAGGTCCGGCGGTGCCGTCCACCGAATACCGGCTGCACCTGCGGACCTACCAGGCACGTCCGGACGTGCGCAGCGTCGTCCACGCGCATCCGCGGATGTCGGTGCTGGTCGACGCGCTCGGTCACCGGATCCAGCCGCTGACGCTGGACCAGATCTACTATCTGCCGCGGATCGCCCGGATCGACTTCTTTCCGAACGGATCGTGGAGCCTGGCCGACAACGCGGCCGCCGCGTGTGCTGACGCCGACGCGGTTGTCCTTGCTTACCACGGAAGTTCGTCTGTCGGTGACACGGTGGAAATGGCGCTGCGGCGAGCTATGGTCATGGAGGACGCGGCGTCGATGACATATCACGCCATTCTGGCTGGCCGGCCGGAGCTGCGTTTCCCGCCGGGAGTTCCGCTGTCCGAGTGACCTGCTGCACGTCACGGTTGACGAAGCCTGGTTGCCGAGGTCTACTGATTCGGGTTTTCGTACGAGGAGGTGATTCGCGTGGCCGCTGACGGAAGTAGTTGTTGCCACGCCACCTCGGTGCGAGGTCACTGACTGCCTTCGCCGAAGTCGCGTGGACTTTCCTTTCATCGCAATGAAACGCGACTTCGAGGTGATCGCGATGACGACTGTGGAAATGCTGGTCCGGGTGGCCGCCGGTGTCGGCCTCGGTGCGGTTATCGGTTTCGAACGGCAATATCGCGCGCGGATGGCGGGCCTGCGGACCAACGCGTTGGTCGCGGTCGGCTCGACGCTTTTCGTCGTGTTGTCGTCATACGGTTTCGGTGGCCTGAGCGGCAGTGGCGCGGCCGATCCGACGCGGGTCGCCGCGCAGATCGTGTCCGGCATCGGGTTTTTGGGTGCCGGCGTGATCATCCGCGACGGATTGACCGTACGCGGGCTCAACACCGCCGCCACGCTGTGGTGCTCGGCCGCCGTCGGTGCGCTGTCCGGCGCGGGCCTCTACCAGCCGGCAATCGTTGGCACGGCAGTGGTTTTGGCCGTCAACATCGCGCTGCGCTGGGTCGGCCGCATCGTCGACCGCCGGCCGGCGCGCGCCACCTCACACGACGACGACGAATAGACCGTGGCGAGTTTTGGCGGCCGGTTTTGTTTTGCCGGCCGCCAAAACATCGCCTTCTAGAACCAGGGACGCAGCGGCACTCCGGCGTCGCCGTCCTTGCCGACCTTCACGCCGAGCACCTGGTGCAGCTGGATTTTGTTCTTCTCGAAGGCAAGCCGGGACGCGGCCATGTAGAGCGCCCACACGCGTGCCGTGCCGATGCCGACCTCCTCGACCGCCTCGTCCCAGTGCTCGTCCAGGTTCTGGCACCAGTACTTCAGCGTCAGCGCATAGTGCTCACGCAGGTTTTCCGCGTGCCGCGGCTCGAAACCGTTGTCCTGCAGGGCCGCGACCGTGCGGCCGAGCGCGGTGATCTCGCCGTCCGGGAACACGAACCGGTTGATGAAGCCGCGGCCATAGCGGACCCGCTCGGTGTTGGTCGGCCGCATGATCGAATGGTTGAGCAGCCGGCCCTGCGGCTTGAGCAGACCGTACAGTTTCTGGAAGTACAGCGGATAGTTCTTCAGGCCGATGTGCTCGGTGAGGCCGATCGAGCTGATCGCGTCGAACGGTCCGTCGACCACGTCGCGATAGTCGCCGTGCCGGATCTCGGCCACGTCGGACAGGCCCTGCTCGGCGACCGCCTTGGCGCCCCATTCGGCCTGCTGCTTGGAAAGCGTGACGCCGACGACGTGCACGCCGTAATGCTTGGCCGCGTGCCGGACCATGCCGCCCCAGCCGCAGCCGATGTCCAGCAGCCGCTGGCCGGGCCGCAGGTCGAGCTTGCGGCAGACCAGATCGTGCTTCTCGTACTGCGCCTCTTCCAGCGTCGCGTCGGCTTTCGGGAAAACCGCGCAGGTGTAGGCCATCGACGGCCCGAGGACCCACTCGTAGAACGTGTTGGACACGTCGTAGTGGTGCTTGATCGCCGCCGCGTCGCGGTTTTTGGCGTGCCGCAAGCCATGCGCGAGCCGGCTGGCGCCGGCCTCCTCCGGCAGCGGCGGGTTCCACTTCAGCACGCGCAGACCGACGTCGCGCAGCACTTTCAGTTTCTCCACCGTGGAGATCGGCGCGAAGTCCACGCTGCCGAGCGTCTTGAACGCGGTGTAGATGTCGCCGTCGACCTGCAGCTCGCCGCTCACGTACGCACGGGCCAGGCCCAGCTCCAGCGACGCGGAGGTGGCCAGATAGGACACCGCCTGCTCGGAGGCGATGGTGACGCGTACGGCCGCGTCCTTCGGGCCGTAGCGGCTGCCGTCGTACGCGACGAACTCGATCGGCGCACCGGAACCGATGACCGTGCCGATGATGTCTGCGATGTTGCGACGGGCCATCATGACCTCCCGACTGTCTTTGCGTACAGATCCGCGAACCGGTTGGCGGGGTCATAGCGCTTCTTCAGCGCCGCGTACGCCTCGCCGTTGTAGAGCTGCCAGAACTCGTCTTCGGAATAGAATGCCGTGGAATACAGCGATTTGCGGCCACCGAGCCGCTCGACCTCACGCTCGATCAGCCGGTTGTGCGTGCCATCGGACTGACCGGGGGACAGGTCGACGCTCGACCAGAATCCGACGTTGACGTAGAGCACGTCGGTCTTCAGCTTGTAGAGGTCCCATTCCAGGTCCGTACGCGCCTGCCGCAGCGGACACACCCAGACCGGCGAGATGCCGATCTCCCGGTGGAAAAACTCCAGGAACGCCGGCAGTTTGTCCACCGGCACCTCGATGTCCTGGACGATCTCCTCGATGTCCGGCTTGCCGCGCAGCTTGTCCAGCCGGCGCACGTAATGGTGCCGGCGCTCGAAGTTGGCGACCTTCCAGTAGACCTCGCTGCGCAGCAGCCGGCGCGGGATGATCCGGCGGAATCTCGGGTCCTGCACACCGAAAGCGCGTG
The Fodinicola acaciae DNA segment above includes these coding regions:
- a CDS encoding class I SAM-dependent methyltransferase translates to MARRNIADIIGTVIGSGAPIEFVAYDGSRYGPKDAAVRVTIASEQAVSYLATSASLELGLARAYVSGELQVDGDIYTAFKTLGSVDFAPISTVEKLKVLRDVGLRVLKWNPPLPEEAGASRLAHGLRHAKNRDAAAIKHHYDVSNTFYEWVLGPSMAYTCAVFPKADATLEEAQYEKHDLVCRKLDLRPGQRLLDIGCGWGGMVRHAAKHYGVHVVGVTLSKQQAEWGAKAVAEQGLSDVAEIRHGDYRDVVDGPFDAISSIGLTEHIGLKNYPLYFQKLYGLLKPQGRLLNHSIMRPTNTERVRYGRGFINRFVFPDGEITALGRTVAALQDNGFEPRHAENLREHYALTLKYWCQNLDEHWDEAVEEVGIGTARVWALYMAASRLAFEKNKIQLHQVLGVKVGKDGDAGVPLRPWF
- a CDS encoding DUF6042 family protein codes for the protein MSGELGGWDDPPTRSWAVRRQLADGGWGRWAPDAATMLVSVFAQTRRMPWRAYDEEVSVRAGWGSSPWALPELETDRSALQLLLAGRATPAPAAPVSRLASRIQRWSRLCREAGAGDQKVLSDLHRALVRFGVLTDTGRASINRQVGLGEPVNVLDVLPLSPAERLEEERAQRGEPPRIHRQRSVADRG
- a CDS encoding ABC transporter substrate-binding protein; amino-acid sequence: MSPKDIRGSRLAVAGVTLSLVTLVASACGTPDSAGSNGGNGQIKRGGTITILMQQDFEHLDPARSYVGQQISTGRLYAPTLTTFKTAPGVAGNDVVSDSATDTGTHNADFTQWSFTVRDGLKWQDGKDVTCEDFKYGVERSFSDLLTDGTQYNRQYLAGGDKYKGIYEQPQGLPSVTCNGKTITYKLSKPVTDFNYTVTMPTFAAVRKDKDTKTKYDTSFFSYGPYQIQNYTRDQQLVLVRNKYWDQSKDTVRKNYPDTFKFVFGVDENVITDRLIQDRGADQGAVSSGVFVSAQQAPQVLQDPKLKARTVSGLTQYVYYVWINTTKIKDLKCRQAYEYSIDKTTYLTAFGGPTFGQPATGIISPTLKAHKDFDLYGTKTQPQGDPAKAKQLLAQSPSCPRNITYDYRTNNAQDDKAAAAIKAAFARSGITVTANPIKRSEYYATIGKPALQHEIGFGSWGADWPSGSTVIPPLFDPRQIVPAGNQVFSQLNDPAITAGMDAAAKMSDQNQAQKAWGDLDESIQKQAATIPLRYLKTLLLHGSKVSGAFLDTNYAEINICSIGLTDTSVS
- a CDS encoding class II aldolase/adducin family protein, coding for MDELVTQLVAAGRDLVATGLTRASSGNLSALLPGGESFVVTGRGTWLDRLTPADFAVVGLDDTVRSGPAVPSTEYRLHLRTYQARPDVRSVVHAHPRMSVLVDALGHRIQPLTLDQIYYLPRIARIDFFPNGSWSLADNAAAACADADAVVLAYHGSSSVGDTVEMALRRAMVMEDAASMTYHAILAGRPELRFPPGVPLSE